Proteins encoded in a region of the Xylocopa sonorina isolate GNS202 chromosome 11, iyXylSono1_principal, whole genome shotgun sequence genome:
- the LOC143429167 gene encoding uncharacterized protein LOC143429167 isoform X2 yields MRERVFTWDSWWWLIVLLIAVHVTDTQDLPSPGSSTSFTAKTSPSSRATECATGCECSAHGKSLVCQERSFLGLGLPAQATDVVLRNVIAATITVSALETAVHLKSLAWTSSGIEKIEPGVFLATTFLEQLNLGDNRLTELPSNVFHPLHQLQYLNLTGNRLSILPRALFQGLDRLEEIELARNQLDVLPYQAFASTKSLTRLDLSNNLLVFLQDHSFRPNKQLQQLYLSANRLTKLPSRLFSGLSQLRILELANNEIDTIPRGLFADLASLQHLDLSGNPITRLTNIAFQSLSNLQWLSLKNLPVTVLPQDVWRPVKKLRTLSLSGTRLEVLRNQDLKGLENLETLEVNKSPLREISRCTLDRTPALRKIDLRDSNLTFLPANVAQLAFLNDLQLQGNPWACDCRMFWFVKWAESKEHLRTAFQSGFRCGDEIDGTGDMLKTLRYLKCTPPNLAYATPTQQYLLSSSVLLECEFNGNPTPSITWVTPKLQVLHWNPDPAFPDAFVEHPPVHGWEQSVPFVDDGRVRILENGSLYITTLLRQDVGQYKCFAVNPIDNATTYISLQMNPITLHKIKIISILVGAASATAFLLFTLFLQFLRYLLAKRVGSTPRAKQIYQMLDNIEQYKSQQLERLRENYTQQVHRIKENCAQQVEWIRDSYEGQMRHIRDIRDYGTSHLTALRDQYYDQVKKVRDYSTSQLNWVRENYVFQRNKIRKFSAHQVLRLRESYKYQQQTLNKVLENLPNFYFDNCRSGSCGKSDSMVFDLKEDGSIRVDTYLKTKINDLASGISMEDVNSEYYTPTEFSSASPHGNVLEGIHINYIEEISPPFRLDPLPQGTMVPLHSIMLHSIEEHASSSSVYKDADHAKSVFRGFSTEVLAKEPKEMPESLGLLVPSNSLPDLPRETKL; encoded by the exons ATGAGGGAGCGGGTTTTCACGTGGGACTCGTGGTGGTGGTTAATCGTTCTTCTCATTGCGGTGCACGTTACGGATACGCAGGATCTCCCGTCGCCAGGCTCCTCGACGTCGTTCACGGCGAAAACCTCACCGTCCTCGCGTGCAACAGAATGTGCCACGGGCTGCGAATGCTCGGCCCATGGAAAGAGCCTGGTATGCCAGGAAAGAAGCTTCCTCGGACTCGGTCTGCCGGCACAGGCCACCGACGTAGTGCTGCGAAACGTAATCGCCGCGACCATAACCGTCTCCGCCCTCGAGACCGCGGTCCATCTCAAGAGCCTCGCCTGGACCTCGAGCGGGATCGAGAAGATAGAGCCAGGCGTGTTTCTGGCGACAACGTTCCTCGAGCAACTCAACTTAGGTGACAATAGGCTGACGGAATTGCCGTCGAACGTCTTCCATCCGTTGCACCAACTTCAGTACCTGAATCTAACCGGGAACCGGTTGAGCATACTCCCGCGAGCGCTGTTTCAAGGTTTGGATCGGCTCGAGGAGATCGAACTGGCGCGAAATCAGCTCGACGTACTTCCCTATCAAGCGTTCGCTTCGACCAAATCGTTAACGCGCTTAGACCTCTCCAATAACTTGTTGGTGTTCCTGCAGGATCACAGTTTCAGGCCCAACAAACAGCTTCAACAGCTCTACTTGTCCGCCAACAGGCTGACCAAACTTCCATCCCGTTTGTTCTCCGGTCTTAGCCAGCTGAGGATCCTCGAGTTGGCCAACAACGAGATCGACACGATCCCGCGCGGTCTGTTCGCCGATCTAGCGTCGTTGCAGCATCTCGATCTTTCCGGGAATCCGATCACGCGTTTGACGAACATCGCGTTCCAGAGCCTCTCCAACTTGCAATGGCTCAGTCTGAAGAATTTGCCAGTGACGGTACTTCCGCAGGATGTCTGGCGACCGGTGAAGAAGTTGCGCACATTGTCGCTGTCCGGAACGAGGCTGGAGGTCCTCCGTAACCAAGACTTGAAGGGACTGGAGAATTTAGAGACACTGGAAGTGAACAAGAGCCCGTTACGCGAGATCTCACGGTGCACTTTGGATCGTACACCGGCGCTTCGTAAAATCGATCTACGCGACAGCAATCTGACCTTCCTTCCGGCGAACGTGGCGCAGCTGGCGTTTCTAAACGATCTCCAGCTGCAAGGGAACCCGTGGGCATGCGATTGCCGTATGTTCTGGTTTGTAAAATGGGCCGAGAGCAAGGAGCACCTACGTACCGCGTTTCAGAGCGGTTTCAGGTGCGGCGACGAGATCGACGGTACCGGCGATATGCTTAAAACGCTTCGTTACTTGAAATGCACACCGCCAAATTTGGCGTACGCAACGCCCACGCAACAGTACCTGTTGTCAAGCTCCGTTCTACTCGAATGTGAATTCAACGGCAACCCGACGCCATCGATAACGTGGGTCACGCCGAAACTTCAGGTACTGCATTGGAATCCTGATCCAGCTTTTCCCGACGCTTTTGTCGAACATCCTCCCGTACACGGATGGGAACAAAGTGTACCGTTCGTTGATGATGGTCGCGTACGCATCCTCGAGAATGGATCTTTGTACATCACGACGTTGCTCAGGCAGGATGTTGGACAATACAAGTGTTTCGCGGTCAATCCGATTGACAATGCCACTACCTATATTAGTTTGCAGATGAATCCAATAACATTACATAAAATCAAGATCATCAGCATCCTGGTTGGCGCCGCTAGCGCGACGGCCTTTCTTCTCTTCACTCTCTTCTTGCAATTTCTCCGTTATCTCTTGGCCAA ACGCGTCGGTTCCACTCCCAGAGCGAAACAGATCTATCAGATGTTGGATAATATCGAGCAATACAAGAGTCAACAACTTGAAAGACTGCGCGAGAATTACACTCAACAAGTGCATAGAATAAAAGAAAATTGCGCGCAGCAAGTAGAATGGATTCGCGACAGTTACGAAGGCCAAATGAGGCACATTAGAGACATAAGGGACTACGGGACGAGTCACCTTACAGCGCTCAGAGATCAGTATTACGACCAG GTGAAGAAAGTACGCGATTACTCTACCAGCCAGCTCAATTGGGTGCGAGAGAACTATGTCTTCCAGCGTAACAAGATAAGAAAGTTCAGCGCCCACCAGGTGCTGCGACTACGCGAGAGTTACAAGTACCAACAGCAGACGTTGAACAAGGTATTGGAGAATCTACCGAACTTCTATTTCGATAACTGTCGAAGCGGCTCCTGCGGGAAGAGCGACTCGATGGTGTTCGATCTGAAGGAGGACGGATCGATTCGCGTGGACACCTATCTGAAGACGAAAATCAACGACTTGGCGAGTGGCATCAGTATGGAGGACGTTAACAGCGAGTATTACACGCCAACGGAATTCTCGTCGGCCAGTCCCCACGGAAATGTACTGGAGGGGATCCACATAAACTATATCGAGGAAATCAGCCCGCCGTTCCGACTGGATCCGTTGCCCCAAGGAACGATGGTACCGCTGCATTCGATAATGCTGCACAGCATCGAGGAGCACGCCAGCTCATCCTCGGTGTACAAAGACGCAGACCATGCCAAGTCAGTTTTCAGAGGCTTCAGCACGGAGGTCTTAGCCAAAGAGCCTAAAGAAATGCCAGAGAGTCTTGGTCTCCTCGTACCCAGCAACAGTTTGCCCGACCTACCGCGCGAAACCAAACTTTAG
- the LOC143429167 gene encoding uncharacterized protein LOC143429167 isoform X3, with protein MRERVFTWDSWWWLIVLLIAVHVTDTQDLPSPGSSTSFTAKTSPSSRATECATGCECSAHGKSLVCQERSFLGLGLPAQATDVVLRNVIAATITVSALETAVHLKSLAWTSSGIEKIEPGVFLATTFLEQLNLGDNRLTELPSNVFHPLHQLQYLNLTGNRLSILPRALFQGLDRLEEIELARNQLDVLPYQAFASTKSLTRLDLSNNLLVFLQDHSFRPNKQLQQLYLSANRLTKLPSRLFSGLSQLRILELANNEIDTIPRGLFADLASLQHLDLSGNPITRLTNIAFQSLSNLQWLSLKNLPVTVLPQDVWRPVKKLRTLSLSGTRLEVLRNQDLKGLENLETLEVNKSPLREISRCTLDRTPALRKIDLRDSNLTFLPANVAQLAFLNDLQLQGNPWACDCRMFWFVKWAESKEHLRTAFQSGFRCGDEIDGTGDMLKTLRYLKCTPPNLAYATPTQQYLLSSSVLLECEFNGNPTPSITWVTPKLQMNPITLHKIKIISILVGAASATAFLLFTLFLQFLRYLLAKCGCLKWCLCCRRVGSTPRAKQIYQMLDNIEQYKSQQLERLRENYTQQVHRIKENCAQQVEWIRDSYEGQMRHIRDIRDYGTSHLTALRDQYYDQVKKVRDYSTSQLNWVRENYVFQRNKIRKFSAHQVLRLRESYKYQQQTLNKVLENLPNFYFDNCRSGSCGKSDSMVFDLKEDGSIRVDTYLKTKINDLASGISMEDVNSEYYTPTEFSSASPHGNVLEGIHINYIEEISPPFRLDPLPQGTMVPLHSIMLHSIEEHASSSSVYKDADHAKSVFRGFSTEVLAKEPKEMPESLGLLVPSNSLPDLPRETKL; from the exons ATGAGGGAGCGGGTTTTCACGTGGGACTCGTGGTGGTGGTTAATCGTTCTTCTCATTGCGGTGCACGTTACGGATACGCAGGATCTCCCGTCGCCAGGCTCCTCGACGTCGTTCACGGCGAAAACCTCACCGTCCTCGCGTGCAACAGAATGTGCCACGGGCTGCGAATGCTCGGCCCATGGAAAGAGCCTGGTATGCCAGGAAAGAAGCTTCCTCGGACTCGGTCTGCCGGCACAGGCCACCGACGTAGTGCTGCGAAACGTAATCGCCGCGACCATAACCGTCTCCGCCCTCGAGACCGCGGTCCATCTCAAGAGCCTCGCCTGGACCTCGAGCGGGATCGAGAAGATAGAGCCAGGCGTGTTTCTGGCGACAACGTTCCTCGAGCAACTCAACTTAGGTGACAATAGGCTGACGGAATTGCCGTCGAACGTCTTCCATCCGTTGCACCAACTTCAGTACCTGAATCTAACCGGGAACCGGTTGAGCATACTCCCGCGAGCGCTGTTTCAAGGTTTGGATCGGCTCGAGGAGATCGAACTGGCGCGAAATCAGCTCGACGTACTTCCCTATCAAGCGTTCGCTTCGACCAAATCGTTAACGCGCTTAGACCTCTCCAATAACTTGTTGGTGTTCCTGCAGGATCACAGTTTCAGGCCCAACAAACAGCTTCAACAGCTCTACTTGTCCGCCAACAGGCTGACCAAACTTCCATCCCGTTTGTTCTCCGGTCTTAGCCAGCTGAGGATCCTCGAGTTGGCCAACAACGAGATCGACACGATCCCGCGCGGTCTGTTCGCCGATCTAGCGTCGTTGCAGCATCTCGATCTTTCCGGGAATCCGATCACGCGTTTGACGAACATCGCGTTCCAGAGCCTCTCCAACTTGCAATGGCTCAGTCTGAAGAATTTGCCAGTGACGGTACTTCCGCAGGATGTCTGGCGACCGGTGAAGAAGTTGCGCACATTGTCGCTGTCCGGAACGAGGCTGGAGGTCCTCCGTAACCAAGACTTGAAGGGACTGGAGAATTTAGAGACACTGGAAGTGAACAAGAGCCCGTTACGCGAGATCTCACGGTGCACTTTGGATCGTACACCGGCGCTTCGTAAAATCGATCTACGCGACAGCAATCTGACCTTCCTTCCGGCGAACGTGGCGCAGCTGGCGTTTCTAAACGATCTCCAGCTGCAAGGGAACCCGTGGGCATGCGATTGCCGTATGTTCTGGTTTGTAAAATGGGCCGAGAGCAAGGAGCACCTACGTACCGCGTTTCAGAGCGGTTTCAGGTGCGGCGACGAGATCGACGGTACCGGCGATATGCTTAAAACGCTTCGTTACTTGAAATGCACACCGCCAAATTTGGCGTACGCAACGCCCACGCAACAGTACCTGTTGTCAAGCTCCGTTCTACTCGAATGTGAATTCAACGGCAACCCGACGCCATCGATAACGTGGGTCACGCCGAAACTTCAG ATGAATCCAATAACATTACATAAAATCAAGATCATCAGCATCCTGGTTGGCGCCGCTAGCGCGACGGCCTTTCTTCTCTTCACTCTCTTCTTGCAATTTCTCCGTTATCTCTTGGCCAA GTGCGGCTGTCTGAAATGGTGTTTGTGCTGCAGACGCGTCGGTTCCACTCCCAGAGCGAAACAGATCTATCAGATGTTGGATAATATCGAGCAATACAAGAGTCAACAACTTGAAAGACTGCGCGAGAATTACACTCAACAAGTGCATAGAATAAAAGAAAATTGCGCGCAGCAAGTAGAATGGATTCGCGACAGTTACGAAGGCCAAATGAGGCACATTAGAGACATAAGGGACTACGGGACGAGTCACCTTACAGCGCTCAGAGATCAGTATTACGACCAG GTGAAGAAAGTACGCGATTACTCTACCAGCCAGCTCAATTGGGTGCGAGAGAACTATGTCTTCCAGCGTAACAAGATAAGAAAGTTCAGCGCCCACCAGGTGCTGCGACTACGCGAGAGTTACAAGTACCAACAGCAGACGTTGAACAAGGTATTGGAGAATCTACCGAACTTCTATTTCGATAACTGTCGAAGCGGCTCCTGCGGGAAGAGCGACTCGATGGTGTTCGATCTGAAGGAGGACGGATCGATTCGCGTGGACACCTATCTGAAGACGAAAATCAACGACTTGGCGAGTGGCATCAGTATGGAGGACGTTAACAGCGAGTATTACACGCCAACGGAATTCTCGTCGGCCAGTCCCCACGGAAATGTACTGGAGGGGATCCACATAAACTATATCGAGGAAATCAGCCCGCCGTTCCGACTGGATCCGTTGCCCCAAGGAACGATGGTACCGCTGCATTCGATAATGCTGCACAGCATCGAGGAGCACGCCAGCTCATCCTCGGTGTACAAAGACGCAGACCATGCCAAGTCAGTTTTCAGAGGCTTCAGCACGGAGGTCTTAGCCAAAGAGCCTAAAGAAATGCCAGAGAGTCTTGGTCTCCTCGTACCCAGCAACAGTTTGCCCGACCTACCGCGCGAAACCAAACTTTAG
- the LOC143429167 gene encoding uncharacterized protein LOC143429167 isoform X4 gives MRERVFTWDSWWWLIVLLIAVHVTDTQDLPSPGSSTSFTAKTSPSSRATECATGCECSAHGKSLVCQERSFLGLGLPAQATDVVLRNVIAATITVSALETAVHLKSLAWTSSGIEKIEPGVFLATTFLEQLNLGDNRLTELPSNVFHPLHQLQYLNLTGNRLSILPRALFQGLDRLEEIELARNQLDVLPYQAFASTKSLTRLDLSNNLLVFLQDHSFRPNKQLQQLYLSANRLTKLPSRLFSGLSQLRILELANNEIDTIPRGLFADLASLQHLDLSGNPITRLTNIAFQSLSNLQWLSLKNLPVTVLPQDVWRPVKKLRTLSLSGTRLEVLRNQDLKGLENLETLEVNKSPLREISRCTLDRTPALRKIDLRDSNLTFLPANVAQLAFLNDLQLQGNPWACDCRMFWFVKWAESKEHLRTAFQSGFRCGDEIDGTGDMLKTLRYLKCTPPNLAYATPTQQYLLSSSVLLECEFNGNPTPSITWVTPKLQMNPITLHKIKIISILVGAASATAFLLFTLFLQFLRYLLAKRVGSTPRAKQIYQMLDNIEQYKSQQLERLRENYTQQVHRIKENCAQQVEWIRDSYEGQMRHIRDIRDYGTSHLTALRDQYYDQVKKVRDYSTSQLNWVRENYVFQRNKIRKFSAHQVLRLRESYKYQQQTLNKVLENLPNFYFDNCRSGSCGKSDSMVFDLKEDGSIRVDTYLKTKINDLASGISMEDVNSEYYTPTEFSSASPHGNVLEGIHINYIEEISPPFRLDPLPQGTMVPLHSIMLHSIEEHASSSSVYKDADHAKSVFRGFSTEVLAKEPKEMPESLGLLVPSNSLPDLPRETKL, from the exons ATGAGGGAGCGGGTTTTCACGTGGGACTCGTGGTGGTGGTTAATCGTTCTTCTCATTGCGGTGCACGTTACGGATACGCAGGATCTCCCGTCGCCAGGCTCCTCGACGTCGTTCACGGCGAAAACCTCACCGTCCTCGCGTGCAACAGAATGTGCCACGGGCTGCGAATGCTCGGCCCATGGAAAGAGCCTGGTATGCCAGGAAAGAAGCTTCCTCGGACTCGGTCTGCCGGCACAGGCCACCGACGTAGTGCTGCGAAACGTAATCGCCGCGACCATAACCGTCTCCGCCCTCGAGACCGCGGTCCATCTCAAGAGCCTCGCCTGGACCTCGAGCGGGATCGAGAAGATAGAGCCAGGCGTGTTTCTGGCGACAACGTTCCTCGAGCAACTCAACTTAGGTGACAATAGGCTGACGGAATTGCCGTCGAACGTCTTCCATCCGTTGCACCAACTTCAGTACCTGAATCTAACCGGGAACCGGTTGAGCATACTCCCGCGAGCGCTGTTTCAAGGTTTGGATCGGCTCGAGGAGATCGAACTGGCGCGAAATCAGCTCGACGTACTTCCCTATCAAGCGTTCGCTTCGACCAAATCGTTAACGCGCTTAGACCTCTCCAATAACTTGTTGGTGTTCCTGCAGGATCACAGTTTCAGGCCCAACAAACAGCTTCAACAGCTCTACTTGTCCGCCAACAGGCTGACCAAACTTCCATCCCGTTTGTTCTCCGGTCTTAGCCAGCTGAGGATCCTCGAGTTGGCCAACAACGAGATCGACACGATCCCGCGCGGTCTGTTCGCCGATCTAGCGTCGTTGCAGCATCTCGATCTTTCCGGGAATCCGATCACGCGTTTGACGAACATCGCGTTCCAGAGCCTCTCCAACTTGCAATGGCTCAGTCTGAAGAATTTGCCAGTGACGGTACTTCCGCAGGATGTCTGGCGACCGGTGAAGAAGTTGCGCACATTGTCGCTGTCCGGAACGAGGCTGGAGGTCCTCCGTAACCAAGACTTGAAGGGACTGGAGAATTTAGAGACACTGGAAGTGAACAAGAGCCCGTTACGCGAGATCTCACGGTGCACTTTGGATCGTACACCGGCGCTTCGTAAAATCGATCTACGCGACAGCAATCTGACCTTCCTTCCGGCGAACGTGGCGCAGCTGGCGTTTCTAAACGATCTCCAGCTGCAAGGGAACCCGTGGGCATGCGATTGCCGTATGTTCTGGTTTGTAAAATGGGCCGAGAGCAAGGAGCACCTACGTACCGCGTTTCAGAGCGGTTTCAGGTGCGGCGACGAGATCGACGGTACCGGCGATATGCTTAAAACGCTTCGTTACTTGAAATGCACACCGCCAAATTTGGCGTACGCAACGCCCACGCAACAGTACCTGTTGTCAAGCTCCGTTCTACTCGAATGTGAATTCAACGGCAACCCGACGCCATCGATAACGTGGGTCACGCCGAAACTTCAG ATGAATCCAATAACATTACATAAAATCAAGATCATCAGCATCCTGGTTGGCGCCGCTAGCGCGACGGCCTTTCTTCTCTTCACTCTCTTCTTGCAATTTCTCCGTTATCTCTTGGCCAA ACGCGTCGGTTCCACTCCCAGAGCGAAACAGATCTATCAGATGTTGGATAATATCGAGCAATACAAGAGTCAACAACTTGAAAGACTGCGCGAGAATTACACTCAACAAGTGCATAGAATAAAAGAAAATTGCGCGCAGCAAGTAGAATGGATTCGCGACAGTTACGAAGGCCAAATGAGGCACATTAGAGACATAAGGGACTACGGGACGAGTCACCTTACAGCGCTCAGAGATCAGTATTACGACCAG GTGAAGAAAGTACGCGATTACTCTACCAGCCAGCTCAATTGGGTGCGAGAGAACTATGTCTTCCAGCGTAACAAGATAAGAAAGTTCAGCGCCCACCAGGTGCTGCGACTACGCGAGAGTTACAAGTACCAACAGCAGACGTTGAACAAGGTATTGGAGAATCTACCGAACTTCTATTTCGATAACTGTCGAAGCGGCTCCTGCGGGAAGAGCGACTCGATGGTGTTCGATCTGAAGGAGGACGGATCGATTCGCGTGGACACCTATCTGAAGACGAAAATCAACGACTTGGCGAGTGGCATCAGTATGGAGGACGTTAACAGCGAGTATTACACGCCAACGGAATTCTCGTCGGCCAGTCCCCACGGAAATGTACTGGAGGGGATCCACATAAACTATATCGAGGAAATCAGCCCGCCGTTCCGACTGGATCCGTTGCCCCAAGGAACGATGGTACCGCTGCATTCGATAATGCTGCACAGCATCGAGGAGCACGCCAGCTCATCCTCGGTGTACAAAGACGCAGACCATGCCAAGTCAGTTTTCAGAGGCTTCAGCACGGAGGTCTTAGCCAAAGAGCCTAAAGAAATGCCAGAGAGTCTTGGTCTCCTCGTACCCAGCAACAGTTTGCCCGACCTACCGCGCGAAACCAAACTTTAG
- the LOC143429167 gene encoding uncharacterized protein LOC143429167 isoform X1 — protein sequence MRERVFTWDSWWWLIVLLIAVHVTDTQDLPSPGSSTSFTAKTSPSSRATECATGCECSAHGKSLVCQERSFLGLGLPAQATDVVLRNVIAATITVSALETAVHLKSLAWTSSGIEKIEPGVFLATTFLEQLNLGDNRLTELPSNVFHPLHQLQYLNLTGNRLSILPRALFQGLDRLEEIELARNQLDVLPYQAFASTKSLTRLDLSNNLLVFLQDHSFRPNKQLQQLYLSANRLTKLPSRLFSGLSQLRILELANNEIDTIPRGLFADLASLQHLDLSGNPITRLTNIAFQSLSNLQWLSLKNLPVTVLPQDVWRPVKKLRTLSLSGTRLEVLRNQDLKGLENLETLEVNKSPLREISRCTLDRTPALRKIDLRDSNLTFLPANVAQLAFLNDLQLQGNPWACDCRMFWFVKWAESKEHLRTAFQSGFRCGDEIDGTGDMLKTLRYLKCTPPNLAYATPTQQYLLSSSVLLECEFNGNPTPSITWVTPKLQVLHWNPDPAFPDAFVEHPPVHGWEQSVPFVDDGRVRILENGSLYITTLLRQDVGQYKCFAVNPIDNATTYISLQMNPITLHKIKIISILVGAASATAFLLFTLFLQFLRYLLAKCGCLKWCLCCRRVGSTPRAKQIYQMLDNIEQYKSQQLERLRENYTQQVHRIKENCAQQVEWIRDSYEGQMRHIRDIRDYGTSHLTALRDQYYDQVKKVRDYSTSQLNWVRENYVFQRNKIRKFSAHQVLRLRESYKYQQQTLNKVLENLPNFYFDNCRSGSCGKSDSMVFDLKEDGSIRVDTYLKTKINDLASGISMEDVNSEYYTPTEFSSASPHGNVLEGIHINYIEEISPPFRLDPLPQGTMVPLHSIMLHSIEEHASSSSVYKDADHAKSVFRGFSTEVLAKEPKEMPESLGLLVPSNSLPDLPRETKL from the exons ATGAGGGAGCGGGTTTTCACGTGGGACTCGTGGTGGTGGTTAATCGTTCTTCTCATTGCGGTGCACGTTACGGATACGCAGGATCTCCCGTCGCCAGGCTCCTCGACGTCGTTCACGGCGAAAACCTCACCGTCCTCGCGTGCAACAGAATGTGCCACGGGCTGCGAATGCTCGGCCCATGGAAAGAGCCTGGTATGCCAGGAAAGAAGCTTCCTCGGACTCGGTCTGCCGGCACAGGCCACCGACGTAGTGCTGCGAAACGTAATCGCCGCGACCATAACCGTCTCCGCCCTCGAGACCGCGGTCCATCTCAAGAGCCTCGCCTGGACCTCGAGCGGGATCGAGAAGATAGAGCCAGGCGTGTTTCTGGCGACAACGTTCCTCGAGCAACTCAACTTAGGTGACAATAGGCTGACGGAATTGCCGTCGAACGTCTTCCATCCGTTGCACCAACTTCAGTACCTGAATCTAACCGGGAACCGGTTGAGCATACTCCCGCGAGCGCTGTTTCAAGGTTTGGATCGGCTCGAGGAGATCGAACTGGCGCGAAATCAGCTCGACGTACTTCCCTATCAAGCGTTCGCTTCGACCAAATCGTTAACGCGCTTAGACCTCTCCAATAACTTGTTGGTGTTCCTGCAGGATCACAGTTTCAGGCCCAACAAACAGCTTCAACAGCTCTACTTGTCCGCCAACAGGCTGACCAAACTTCCATCCCGTTTGTTCTCCGGTCTTAGCCAGCTGAGGATCCTCGAGTTGGCCAACAACGAGATCGACACGATCCCGCGCGGTCTGTTCGCCGATCTAGCGTCGTTGCAGCATCTCGATCTTTCCGGGAATCCGATCACGCGTTTGACGAACATCGCGTTCCAGAGCCTCTCCAACTTGCAATGGCTCAGTCTGAAGAATTTGCCAGTGACGGTACTTCCGCAGGATGTCTGGCGACCGGTGAAGAAGTTGCGCACATTGTCGCTGTCCGGAACGAGGCTGGAGGTCCTCCGTAACCAAGACTTGAAGGGACTGGAGAATTTAGAGACACTGGAAGTGAACAAGAGCCCGTTACGCGAGATCTCACGGTGCACTTTGGATCGTACACCGGCGCTTCGTAAAATCGATCTACGCGACAGCAATCTGACCTTCCTTCCGGCGAACGTGGCGCAGCTGGCGTTTCTAAACGATCTCCAGCTGCAAGGGAACCCGTGGGCATGCGATTGCCGTATGTTCTGGTTTGTAAAATGGGCCGAGAGCAAGGAGCACCTACGTACCGCGTTTCAGAGCGGTTTCAGGTGCGGCGACGAGATCGACGGTACCGGCGATATGCTTAAAACGCTTCGTTACTTGAAATGCACACCGCCAAATTTGGCGTACGCAACGCCCACGCAACAGTACCTGTTGTCAAGCTCCGTTCTACTCGAATGTGAATTCAACGGCAACCCGACGCCATCGATAACGTGGGTCACGCCGAAACTTCAGGTACTGCATTGGAATCCTGATCCAGCTTTTCCCGACGCTTTTGTCGAACATCCTCCCGTACACGGATGGGAACAAAGTGTACCGTTCGTTGATGATGGTCGCGTACGCATCCTCGAGAATGGATCTTTGTACATCACGACGTTGCTCAGGCAGGATGTTGGACAATACAAGTGTTTCGCGGTCAATCCGATTGACAATGCCACTACCTATATTAGTTTGCAGATGAATCCAATAACATTACATAAAATCAAGATCATCAGCATCCTGGTTGGCGCCGCTAGCGCGACGGCCTTTCTTCTCTTCACTCTCTTCTTGCAATTTCTCCGTTATCTCTTGGCCAA GTGCGGCTGTCTGAAATGGTGTTTGTGCTGCAGACGCGTCGGTTCCACTCCCAGAGCGAAACAGATCTATCAGATGTTGGATAATATCGAGCAATACAAGAGTCAACAACTTGAAAGACTGCGCGAGAATTACACTCAACAAGTGCATAGAATAAAAGAAAATTGCGCGCAGCAAGTAGAATGGATTCGCGACAGTTACGAAGGCCAAATGAGGCACATTAGAGACATAAGGGACTACGGGACGAGTCACCTTACAGCGCTCAGAGATCAGTATTACGACCAG GTGAAGAAAGTACGCGATTACTCTACCAGCCAGCTCAATTGGGTGCGAGAGAACTATGTCTTCCAGCGTAACAAGATAAGAAAGTTCAGCGCCCACCAGGTGCTGCGACTACGCGAGAGTTACAAGTACCAACAGCAGACGTTGAACAAGGTATTGGAGAATCTACCGAACTTCTATTTCGATAACTGTCGAAGCGGCTCCTGCGGGAAGAGCGACTCGATGGTGTTCGATCTGAAGGAGGACGGATCGATTCGCGTGGACACCTATCTGAAGACGAAAATCAACGACTTGGCGAGTGGCATCAGTATGGAGGACGTTAACAGCGAGTATTACACGCCAACGGAATTCTCGTCGGCCAGTCCCCACGGAAATGTACTGGAGGGGATCCACATAAACTATATCGAGGAAATCAGCCCGCCGTTCCGACTGGATCCGTTGCCCCAAGGAACGATGGTACCGCTGCATTCGATAATGCTGCACAGCATCGAGGAGCACGCCAGCTCATCCTCGGTGTACAAAGACGCAGACCATGCCAAGTCAGTTTTCAGAGGCTTCAGCACGGAGGTCTTAGCCAAAGAGCCTAAAGAAATGCCAGAGAGTCTTGGTCTCCTCGTACCCAGCAACAGTTTGCCCGACCTACCGCGCGAAACCAAACTTTAG